The following are from one region of the Populus trichocarpa isolate Nisqually-1 chromosome 8, P.trichocarpa_v4.1, whole genome shotgun sequence genome:
- the LOC7457884 gene encoding protein REBELOTE isoform X2: protein MGKLGKKARKFAKKNLQSVLKRQRKVKSFFKKKASKRDGRAQAEDSDGEREEKYSGRNNEVEDFKDISLDIVFGEDDSDMDGDDSDSDGYLSEDTSCSYNGETRIENHLEEYNGGGDLSVQNKEIHLELAKKMKRLNNLKAKDPEFAKFLESSKEHLQTLRDEENYSDEEESDEDGRESTNKMGNLSSSTVDSLCELVKEQNNVPAFVRLLNGYRAACHYGSESPTIVEDSHTFCKILTFMLHEADNIFRKILGISGSNDRKEAILELKNTSKWKTLKPVVKSYLRSTLFLLNEVTDSQILAFALTRLKASIVFFAAFPPLLGRLIKISVHLWATGKGTLSACSLLIIKDVAVVFNSNCFETCMIKAYKAFIDHCKFVDPVLFKHQQFLKSSFIELCSQDLQKAYSKAVVSIQQLAKILQLGLRTKKEAVKKICSWQYANCVDLWVAFISLNIHDYDLQPLLYTIIQIINGVAVLFPGPRYMPLRVKCIQWLNTLSESSGVFIPITSLVLDILEYKIGKESSKPGKDFSFSSAVKLPKHWLKSRNFQDECVFSAIELLAVHFAQWSYHISFPDLATIPLIYLRKFYETTTIESLRRVVKRFIDQVEQNIEFVRKKRDEVTFSPNDQQSVESFLQLEKCGGNAPFTKYYTSVIEKAGSRNLLMNGKISSLEQKKSKGKRQQTPKNAIKVDLAVNAEGNSH, encoded by the exons ATGGGGAAACTAGGAAAGAAAGCAAGGAAGTTTGCAAAGAAGAATTTACAGTCAGTGCTTAAAAGGCAGAGGAAGGTCAAGTCTTTCTTCAAAAAGAAAGCTTCTAAAA GAGATGGGAGAGCTCAAGCTGAAGATTCCGatggagaaagagaagaaaagtataGTGGAAG AAACAATGAAGTTGAAGATTTTAAGGATATTTCTCTTGATATCGTATTTGGTGAAGATGATAGTGATATGGATGGGGATGATTCAGATAGTGACGGATATTTATCTGAG GATACAAGTTGTTCATATAATGGTGAAACTAGAATTGAGAATCATCTGGAAG AGTAcaatggtggtggtgatttATCGGTGCAGAACAAGGAAATTCATTTAGAACtggcaaagaaaatgaaaaggctGAACAACTTGAAAGCCAAG GATCCAGAATTTGCCAAGTTTTTGGAAAGCAGCAAGGAACATCTGCAGACATTAAGGGATGAGGAAAAT TATTCAGATGAAGAAGAGTCTGATGAGGATGGCAGGGAGTCCACAAATAAAATGGGGAATTTGAGTAGCTCTACTGTTGATTCTTTGTGTGAACTAGTCAAGGAGCAGAATAATGTTCCTGCTTTTGTAAGGCTATTAAACGGGTACAGGGCTGCCTGCCACTATGGATCTGAATCacccaccattgttgaagacaGCCACACTTTTTGCAAGATCTTGACATTCATGCTTCACGAGGCTGATAATATATTTCGTAAAATTCTGGGAATATCAGGCTCCAATGATAGGAAAGAGGCCATCTTGGAACTGAAGAATACTTCCAAATGGAAAACTTTGAAGCCAGTAGTCAAGTCTTACTTGAGAAGTACCCTGTTTCTCCTAAATGAGGTTACTGACTCTCAGATATTAGCCTTCGCCTTAACCAGACTCAAAGCTTCTATAGTATTTTTTGCTGCCTTTCCTCCTTTACTAGGCAGACTCATCAAG ATATCAGTTCATTTATGGGCAACGGGCAAAGGAACTCTATCAGCATGCTCACTTCTCATCATCAAAGATGTGGCTGTTGTGTTTAACTCAAATTGCTTTGAAACCTGCATGATTAAAGCATACAAGGCTTTTATTGACCACTGCAAGTTTGTGGATCCAGTTCTGTTTAAGCATCAACAATTTCTGAAAAGCTCCTTCATCGAGCTATGCTCTCAAGATCTGCAGAAAGCTTATAGCAAGGCAGTGGTTTCTATCCAGCAACTTGCCAAGATATTGCAGCTTGGTTTACGAACTAAGAAG GAAGCAGTAAAGAAGATATGCAGTTGGCAGTATGCTAACTGTGTAGATCTGTGGGTTgcatttatttctttgaatataCATGATTATGATCTGCAGCCTCTGCTTTATACGATAATTCAGATCATAAATGGAGTAGCTGTCCTGTTTCCAGGACCAAGATACATGCCTTTAAGAGTTAAATGCATCCAATGGTTGAATACTCTCTCTGAATCTAGTGGAGTTTTCATCCCAATTACATCATTAGTGCTGGATATTTTGGAATATAAAATAGGCAAGGAGAGTTCGAAACCTGGAAAGGACTTCAGCTTTTCATCTGCGGTCAAG TTGCCAAAGCATTGGCTAAAATCTCGAAACTTCCAGGACGAGTGTGTTTTTTCAGCCATTGAGCTGTTGGCGGTGCACTTTGCTCAATGGAGTTATCACATATCATTTCCTGATCTTGCAACCATTCCACTCATCTATTTGAGGAAATTCTATGAGACGACTACTATTGAGAGTTTACGGCGTGTGGTGAAGCGTTTTATTGATCAG GTAGAGCAGAACATTGAGTTTGTCCGGAAGAAGAGAGATGAGGTTACTTTTTCTCCGAATGATCAGCAATCTGTTGAATCATTTCTTCAG CTTGAAAAGTGCGGTGGCAATGCTCCATTTACAAAATATTACACAAGTGTAATTGAAAAGGCTGGTTCCAGAAATCTGCTTATGAATGGAAAAATAAG
- the LOC7457884 gene encoding protein REBELOTE isoform X1 codes for MGKLGKKARKFAKKNLQSVLKRQRKVKSFFKKKASKRDGRAQAEDSDGEREEKYSGRNNEVEDFKDISLDIVFGEDDSDMDGDDSDSDGYLSEDTSCSYNGETRIENHLEEYNGGGDLSVQNKEIHLELAKKMKRLNNLKAKDPEFAKFLESSKEHLQTLRDEENQYSDEEESDEDGRESTNKMGNLSSSTVDSLCELVKEQNNVPAFVRLLNGYRAACHYGSESPTIVEDSHTFCKILTFMLHEADNIFRKILGISGSNDRKEAILELKNTSKWKTLKPVVKSYLRSTLFLLNEVTDSQILAFALTRLKASIVFFAAFPPLLGRLIKISVHLWATGKGTLSACSLLIIKDVAVVFNSNCFETCMIKAYKAFIDHCKFVDPVLFKHQQFLKSSFIELCSQDLQKAYSKAVVSIQQLAKILQLGLRTKKEAVKKICSWQYANCVDLWVAFISLNIHDYDLQPLLYTIIQIINGVAVLFPGPRYMPLRVKCIQWLNTLSESSGVFIPITSLVLDILEYKIGKESSKPGKDFSFSSAVKLPKHWLKSRNFQDECVFSAIELLAVHFAQWSYHISFPDLATIPLIYLRKFYETTTIESLRRVVKRFIDQVEQNIEFVRKKRDEVTFSPNDQQSVESFLQLEKCGGNAPFTKYYTSVIEKAGSRNLLMNGKISSLEQKKSKGKRQQTPKNAIKVDLAVNAEGNSH; via the exons ATGGGGAAACTAGGAAAGAAAGCAAGGAAGTTTGCAAAGAAGAATTTACAGTCAGTGCTTAAAAGGCAGAGGAAGGTCAAGTCTTTCTTCAAAAAGAAAGCTTCTAAAA GAGATGGGAGAGCTCAAGCTGAAGATTCCGatggagaaagagaagaaaagtataGTGGAAG AAACAATGAAGTTGAAGATTTTAAGGATATTTCTCTTGATATCGTATTTGGTGAAGATGATAGTGATATGGATGGGGATGATTCAGATAGTGACGGATATTTATCTGAG GATACAAGTTGTTCATATAATGGTGAAACTAGAATTGAGAATCATCTGGAAG AGTAcaatggtggtggtgatttATCGGTGCAGAACAAGGAAATTCATTTAGAACtggcaaagaaaatgaaaaggctGAACAACTTGAAAGCCAAG GATCCAGAATTTGCCAAGTTTTTGGAAAGCAGCAAGGAACATCTGCAGACATTAAGGGATGAGGAAAAT CAGTATTCAGATGAAGAAGAGTCTGATGAGGATGGCAGGGAGTCCACAAATAAAATGGGGAATTTGAGTAGCTCTACTGTTGATTCTTTGTGTGAACTAGTCAAGGAGCAGAATAATGTTCCTGCTTTTGTAAGGCTATTAAACGGGTACAGGGCTGCCTGCCACTATGGATCTGAATCacccaccattgttgaagacaGCCACACTTTTTGCAAGATCTTGACATTCATGCTTCACGAGGCTGATAATATATTTCGTAAAATTCTGGGAATATCAGGCTCCAATGATAGGAAAGAGGCCATCTTGGAACTGAAGAATACTTCCAAATGGAAAACTTTGAAGCCAGTAGTCAAGTCTTACTTGAGAAGTACCCTGTTTCTCCTAAATGAGGTTACTGACTCTCAGATATTAGCCTTCGCCTTAACCAGACTCAAAGCTTCTATAGTATTTTTTGCTGCCTTTCCTCCTTTACTAGGCAGACTCATCAAG ATATCAGTTCATTTATGGGCAACGGGCAAAGGAACTCTATCAGCATGCTCACTTCTCATCATCAAAGATGTGGCTGTTGTGTTTAACTCAAATTGCTTTGAAACCTGCATGATTAAAGCATACAAGGCTTTTATTGACCACTGCAAGTTTGTGGATCCAGTTCTGTTTAAGCATCAACAATTTCTGAAAAGCTCCTTCATCGAGCTATGCTCTCAAGATCTGCAGAAAGCTTATAGCAAGGCAGTGGTTTCTATCCAGCAACTTGCCAAGATATTGCAGCTTGGTTTACGAACTAAGAAG GAAGCAGTAAAGAAGATATGCAGTTGGCAGTATGCTAACTGTGTAGATCTGTGGGTTgcatttatttctttgaatataCATGATTATGATCTGCAGCCTCTGCTTTATACGATAATTCAGATCATAAATGGAGTAGCTGTCCTGTTTCCAGGACCAAGATACATGCCTTTAAGAGTTAAATGCATCCAATGGTTGAATACTCTCTCTGAATCTAGTGGAGTTTTCATCCCAATTACATCATTAGTGCTGGATATTTTGGAATATAAAATAGGCAAGGAGAGTTCGAAACCTGGAAAGGACTTCAGCTTTTCATCTGCGGTCAAG TTGCCAAAGCATTGGCTAAAATCTCGAAACTTCCAGGACGAGTGTGTTTTTTCAGCCATTGAGCTGTTGGCGGTGCACTTTGCTCAATGGAGTTATCACATATCATTTCCTGATCTTGCAACCATTCCACTCATCTATTTGAGGAAATTCTATGAGACGACTACTATTGAGAGTTTACGGCGTGTGGTGAAGCGTTTTATTGATCAG GTAGAGCAGAACATTGAGTTTGTCCGGAAGAAGAGAGATGAGGTTACTTTTTCTCCGAATGATCAGCAATCTGTTGAATCATTTCTTCAG CTTGAAAAGTGCGGTGGCAATGCTCCATTTACAAAATATTACACAAGTGTAATTGAAAAGGCTGGTTCCAGAAATCTGCTTATGAATGGAAAAATAAG
- the LOC7457885 gene encoding cyclin-L1-1, with translation MIYTAIDNFYLTDDELQNSPSRKDGIDEATETTLRIYGCDLIQESGILLKLPQAVMATGQVLFHRFYCKKSFARFNVKKVAASCVWLASKLEESPRKSRQVIIVFHRMECRRENLPLEFLDLNSKKFAELKIELSKTERHILKEMGFVCHVEHPHKFISNYLMTLGTPQELRQEAWNLANDSLRTTLCVRFKSAVVACGVVYAAARRFQVPLPENPPWWKAFDAEKSGIDEVCRVLAHLYSLPKAQYVSVCKDGDFSFSNKSSDSQLQLISKEIPRTTSLPANNDSTEPKAAPSGVNVESGGSKDITKVALDKLKESKKTDDESKPAEGEAREELIPRSKSEHRTEAGGDKSKERDRDRERERERDRIKAQDRDRGRDSDRERERDEIERDRDRAKDRGRHRSKDRGRESGHSEKSRHHSSRDRDYHSSSYSSREKDRHRHHSYA, from the exons ATGATTTACACAGCGATTGATAACTTCTATTTAACTGATGATGAGCTACAAAACTCCCCGTCAAGGAAAGATGGAATCGATGAAGCTACGGAGACAACTCTTAGGATCTATGGCTGTGATCTTATCCAAGAGAGCGGCATTTTACTCAAACt ACCTCAAGCTGTGATGGCTACCGGTCAAGTTTTATTCCACCGATTCTATTGCAAGAAGTCATTTGCCCGTTTCAATGTCAAG AAAGTTGCGGCTAGCTGTGTATGGCTTGCATCTAAACTTGAGGAAAGTCCTAGGAAATCGAGGCAAGTCATCATTGTTTTCCACAGAATGGAGTGCAGGAGGGAAAACTTACCCTTGGAGTTTTTGGATCTGAATTCAAAG AAGTTTGCAGAGTTGAAGATTGAGTTGAGCAAAACAGAGAGGCATATATTGAAGGAAATGGGTTTTGTTTGTCATGTTGAGCATCCCCACAAATTCATTTCGAACTACCTAATGACCCTTGGAACACCTCAAGAATTAAGACAAGAAGCATGGAACTTAGCTAATGATAG TTTGCGGACAACTTTGTGTGTTCGTTTCAAGAGTGCAGTTGTGGCTTGCGGTGTTGTATATGCTGCAGCTCGTAGATTTCAAGTACCTCTTCCTGAGAATCCACCATGGTGGAAAGCATTTGATGCAGAGAAATCTGGGATTGATGAAGTTTGTAGAGTTTTGGCTCACCTATATAGCCTTCCTAAGGCACAGTATGTATCAGTCTGCAAGGAtggagatttttctttttcgaaCAAGTCTTCAGATTCCCAATTGCAGCTGATTTCAAAG GAAATTCCACGGACTACTAGCCTGCCAGCTAATAATGATTCAACTGAACCAAAGGCAGCTCCAAGTGGTGTTAATGTTGAATCTGGCGGATCCAAGGACATAACAAAAGTTGCCTTAGACAAGCTGAAGGAATCTAAAAAGACCGATGATGAATCCAAGCCCGCTGAGGGAGAAGCAAGAGAAGAGCTCATTCCAAGATCAAAGTCTGAGCACAGAACAGAAGCGGGTGGTGACAAGAGCAAGGAACGGGACAGGGACAGggagagggaaagagagagggaTAGAATAAAGGCCCAGGATCGTGATAGGGGCAGAGATTCTGACCGGGAAAGAGAgcgagatgaaattgaaagagacAGGGATAGGGCTAAGGATCGAGGTCGTCATCGTTCAAAGGATAGAGGAAGAGAGTCAG GACACTCGGAGAAATCAAGGCATCACTCCTCACGTG ACCGTGACTACCACAGTTCCTCCTATTCATCAAGGGAGAAGGACCGGCATAGGCACCACTCATATGCTTGA
- the LOC7457886 gene encoding ATP synthase subunit d, mitochondrial — translation MSGPSKKVVDVAFKASRTIDWDGMAKLLVSDEARKEFATLRRAFNEVNSQLETKFSQEPEPIDWEYYRRGIGSRLVDMYKQAYESIEIPKFQDKVTPEYKPKFDQLLVELKEAEQQSLKESERLEKEIAEVQELKTKISTMTAEEYFEKHPELKKKFDDEIRNDYWGY, via the exons ATGAGCGGACCATCAAAGAAAGTAGTGGATGTGGCATTTAAAGCATCGAGAACCATCGATTGGGATGGGATGGCTAAGCTTTTAGTCTCTGATGAGGCTCGCAAAGAGTTCGCTACACTTCGTCGCGCTTTCAACGAAGTTAACTCCCAACTCGAGACCAAGTTCAGCCAg GAACCCGAACCCATAGACTGGGAATATTATAGAAGAGGAATTGGGTCTCGCTTGGTGGACATGTACAAACAGGCATATGAAA GCATAGAGATCCCCAAGTTTCAAGATAAAGTGACTCCAGAATACAAGCCTAAATTTGATCAATTG TTGGTGGAATTGAAAGAAGCAGAGCAACAATCCCTGAAGGAGTCTGAGCGTCTGGAGAAAGAAATTGCTGAAGTTCAAGAATTGAAG ACAAAAATCAGCACCATGACTGCAGAGGAGTACTTTGAGAAGCATCCTGAGCTGAAGAAAAAGTTTGATGACGAAATCCGCAATGACTATTGGGGTTATTGA
- the LOC7469760 gene encoding mitochondrial import inner membrane translocase subunit TIM14-1 gives MATPFLAGLAIAAAALAGKYGVQAWQSFKARPPKPRIRKFYDGGFQPKMTRREAALILGIRENAGAEKVKEAHRRVMVANHPDAGGSHYLASKINEAKDVMLGKTKDGGSAF, from the exons atg GCGACGCCGTTTCTGGCTGGGCTAGcaatagcagcagcagcactgGCAGGGAAATACGGGGTCCAGGCATGGCAATCATTTAAAGCAAGACCACCAAAGCCTAGAATACGCAAATTTTATGATGGAGGGTTTCAGCCTAAAATGACGAGAAGAGAAGCTGCTCTTATTCTTGGCATTag aGAAAATGCTGGAGCAGAGAAGGTGAAGGAAGCACATAGAAGAGTGATGGTAGCAAACCATCCTGATGCGGGTGGTAGCCACTACCTTGCTTCAAAAATCAACGAGGCTAAAGACGTGATGCTTGGCAAGACAAAGGATGGCGGATCTGCATTCTGA
- the LOC7457884 gene encoding protein REBELOTE isoform X3 has protein sequence MGELKLKIPMEKEKKSIVEGKESRNNEVEDFKDISLDIVFGEDDSDMDGDDSDSDGYLSEDTSCSYNGETRIENHLEEYNGGGDLSVQNKEIHLELAKKMKRLNNLKAKDPEFAKFLESSKEHLQTLRDEENQYSDEEESDEDGRESTNKMGNLSSSTVDSLCELVKEQNNVPAFVRLLNGYRAACHYGSESPTIVEDSHTFCKILTFMLHEADNIFRKILGISGSNDRKEAILELKNTSKWKTLKPVVKSYLRSTLFLLNEVTDSQILAFALTRLKASIVFFAAFPPLLGRLIKISVHLWATGKGTLSACSLLIIKDVAVVFNSNCFETCMIKAYKAFIDHCKFVDPVLFKHQQFLKSSFIELCSQDLQKAYSKAVVSIQQLAKILQLGLRTKKEAVKKICSWQYANCVDLWVAFISLNIHDYDLQPLLYTIIQIINGVAVLFPGPRYMPLRVKCIQWLNTLSESSGVFIPITSLVLDILEYKIGKESSKPGKDFSFSSAVKLPKHWLKSRNFQDECVFSAIELLAVHFAQWSYHISFPDLATIPLIYLRKFYETTTIESLRRVVKRFIDQVEQNIEFVRKKRDEVTFSPNDQQSVESFLQLEKCGGNAPFTKYYTSVIEKAGSRNLLMNGKISSLEQKKSKGKRQQTPKNAIKVDLAVNAEGNSH, from the exons ATGGGAGAGCTCAAGCTGAAGATTCCGatggagaaagagaagaaaagtataGTGGAAGGTAAAGAAAGCAG AAACAATGAAGTTGAAGATTTTAAGGATATTTCTCTTGATATCGTATTTGGTGAAGATGATAGTGATATGGATGGGGATGATTCAGATAGTGACGGATATTTATCTGAG GATACAAGTTGTTCATATAATGGTGAAACTAGAATTGAGAATCATCTGGAAG AGTAcaatggtggtggtgatttATCGGTGCAGAACAAGGAAATTCATTTAGAACtggcaaagaaaatgaaaaggctGAACAACTTGAAAGCCAAG GATCCAGAATTTGCCAAGTTTTTGGAAAGCAGCAAGGAACATCTGCAGACATTAAGGGATGAGGAAAAT CAGTATTCAGATGAAGAAGAGTCTGATGAGGATGGCAGGGAGTCCACAAATAAAATGGGGAATTTGAGTAGCTCTACTGTTGATTCTTTGTGTGAACTAGTCAAGGAGCAGAATAATGTTCCTGCTTTTGTAAGGCTATTAAACGGGTACAGGGCTGCCTGCCACTATGGATCTGAATCacccaccattgttgaagacaGCCACACTTTTTGCAAGATCTTGACATTCATGCTTCACGAGGCTGATAATATATTTCGTAAAATTCTGGGAATATCAGGCTCCAATGATAGGAAAGAGGCCATCTTGGAACTGAAGAATACTTCCAAATGGAAAACTTTGAAGCCAGTAGTCAAGTCTTACTTGAGAAGTACCCTGTTTCTCCTAAATGAGGTTACTGACTCTCAGATATTAGCCTTCGCCTTAACCAGACTCAAAGCTTCTATAGTATTTTTTGCTGCCTTTCCTCCTTTACTAGGCAGACTCATCAAG ATATCAGTTCATTTATGGGCAACGGGCAAAGGAACTCTATCAGCATGCTCACTTCTCATCATCAAAGATGTGGCTGTTGTGTTTAACTCAAATTGCTTTGAAACCTGCATGATTAAAGCATACAAGGCTTTTATTGACCACTGCAAGTTTGTGGATCCAGTTCTGTTTAAGCATCAACAATTTCTGAAAAGCTCCTTCATCGAGCTATGCTCTCAAGATCTGCAGAAAGCTTATAGCAAGGCAGTGGTTTCTATCCAGCAACTTGCCAAGATATTGCAGCTTGGTTTACGAACTAAGAAG GAAGCAGTAAAGAAGATATGCAGTTGGCAGTATGCTAACTGTGTAGATCTGTGGGTTgcatttatttctttgaatataCATGATTATGATCTGCAGCCTCTGCTTTATACGATAATTCAGATCATAAATGGAGTAGCTGTCCTGTTTCCAGGACCAAGATACATGCCTTTAAGAGTTAAATGCATCCAATGGTTGAATACTCTCTCTGAATCTAGTGGAGTTTTCATCCCAATTACATCATTAGTGCTGGATATTTTGGAATATAAAATAGGCAAGGAGAGTTCGAAACCTGGAAAGGACTTCAGCTTTTCATCTGCGGTCAAG TTGCCAAAGCATTGGCTAAAATCTCGAAACTTCCAGGACGAGTGTGTTTTTTCAGCCATTGAGCTGTTGGCGGTGCACTTTGCTCAATGGAGTTATCACATATCATTTCCTGATCTTGCAACCATTCCACTCATCTATTTGAGGAAATTCTATGAGACGACTACTATTGAGAGTTTACGGCGTGTGGTGAAGCGTTTTATTGATCAG GTAGAGCAGAACATTGAGTTTGTCCGGAAGAAGAGAGATGAGGTTACTTTTTCTCCGAATGATCAGCAATCTGTTGAATCATTTCTTCAG CTTGAAAAGTGCGGTGGCAATGCTCCATTTACAAAATATTACACAAGTGTAATTGAAAAGGCTGGTTCCAGAAATCTGCTTATGAATGGAAAAATAAG